CTTGTGTTAAGTTGTGTGGTTCTGAGAGAAACTGTTGCCTGCGCCTTGTTGATTTCGTCGACTTCAACTTTCAACGTGTTGGATGTGGAAGAGATTTCAGTGATAGCGGAAATAGCTTTCACTTTCATCGCAAACGTAAAGGAGTAGGGTGAatcggcgggtctaaaacacaggtcacaggtcaggtcaggtcacaggtcaggttacaggtcaggtcacaggtcaggttacaggtcaggtcaggttaATAGGAAGAATATGTTtttgccaaggaaattgactatattttgggggtatacaaaaatttggttttatcaagggagttgataatgtaaattggccatcgtacagagattttggggggcgtacaagttatttactgttgggactgtatcatgcttcagtgaaatgaacatccatcgtttttaatgcaaatactcccctccccaaacgacttgtattatgctgagtgtgattaaggagaataacgagaaatagaaattaaataaattatggcagtacccataagtcctgtcatcacgtgatttatcttgtgagcacatggttaaaaggcaaagaaatgaaGGATAACAGCGAAGCCGAGGACAACAAGGTAGGAAGCATTTTGCACGTGAAATTCGCTGTTTTagttctgtttgaacggatttaatcgcaCAGATCCACAttctgaagcttaaagtaaacaatgccgcgcattattacagattcttcctcgtatcgcgttagcttcgaattATGCGGCCGAGGTACTTTGAGTTATTGCTTATTATTGCTATTGTGCGATAGCCGCAAAATTAGCGGTCACGGAAAAGCAGTACAAATTAACGAAAGTGAATTCGTAAAACGCAattgacctgtgacctgacctgtgacctgacctgcaacctgacctgacctgtgacctgtgttttagacccgccgatTCAGGACTGTTGGAAGCACAAACACCACTCGGCATTCACTTTCTACTGACAGctctgaaacaaaacaaagctgtACAAGAGCTTCGCCCCACGGTGGTAAATTCCCAACACTTATTCGAAAAATATCCGAGCTTTCGTCGCTTTCTTCGAGCAGAAACACTTTCTGTCCGCTACTAACAGCATCGTCGTAGGTATCTTGAGCTTCCTTCTTGTCTTGTACCTCGGCCACAATGGTTCGACCGTCGATGATCGCTTGAAATCCACACACTGCTGCGTCTTCATCCAgcggaaaaataaaaatcgctTCGATAGGTTTCTCTTCGTTGTTTCTGTATTTCATCGAGGCCACTACATGAGCTGTAAAGCCCTGTACATCCACTTGAATGTCGATGCTCTTCAAAGGGATTTgagatttattttgtttttgaactaGTCCAAACCTCCCGGCCATGATCGAAAGTTCTTTTACAATGAGCAAAAGGACAGATTATATTGCTGCTTTTATCATTTGCAGCAACTCTCATGAATAATTCGATACCTCAGTTATTGATTACAACTAGAGTAATAATATATAGCGTTCCATTACAgctaaaattttcaaaaattaaacgCGCGCAAATAAACTCCTTCATTTAAGGCGGATTTCTTTTAAAGTTCGatatgctacgccgaatgtgacaaaatatcaaggcgactaataaataaatgaagtcACACAATTTCCAATCAAGTTGCCTAGAACCAGtatcaatttgtttgtttactaaatcatacttcttacaattgatattacctcttctaTCGTACAACTTATGAAGTCAGTGTCCGTATCACGTGCATCTCGAATGTCAAGTTCGAGCTTatgtaaaggtggatttccactgtcgcgtaatttttacgtgcgtacggacgtaaactttaactggctttacgtgcgtaaattaaaagagagatgatgtatgaaaagccgcgcgtaaacgtaaaagttgagcgaggttcaacttttacgtacGTTTACGTATGTTTGTTACATTTTCCAGCCGAGAACAGTGGTTCGGATGCTCCAACCATTGGACCAGAAGAACTCTTGGTGAGCTTCGTCGCTCAACTAGTTTTTCCTCAATGGTTCGAGTATCCGTATGTTCGATACTTAAACTTTCAGTATCAAAAACGAGTCGGGAAAGGTCACGTTTACCCCGTGGAGAGATAACGAAACTCGCGTTTCGAGCGTCAACACATCGTCAGTGTAAGACGAAGGGCTACTGCACGAAACGTTGGCTTTAATTTGTTCTCTTCTCAGCGTAAATTTGCCCTATCAACACTTGTTTGATACACAATTTTAGCGTCTCACCCCGATCTCCCCCACCCCAATACGGAACCAGaatttctttcgaaactaacctttcattgcTTCGAAAGCTGCTTAGAACGCTGAAATCTTTTTAGTTTTTCCTTCTCCCGTTGCAGCAACCAACACCTTATTATTTCACGCGCTTGTGCGTCCACcgtcatttttttaaaatcaggAAATTCTTTGCTTGTAGCTGCAGAGgactggtttggccagccgaaatatagcgGCCTCCAGTTATCATCCTCCAAATTCCCCGGACCCAAATCCACACCAAAAACCATGATTTTAGCTGATGACCACACAATGTCAATCGGCGAGCAAGTGCGGTCATCCCACGCTCCCAACAACGAAACCTTATGCTCAGCTAAATTTAACTTTACCATCGTAGCCGTTCGGAAGGAAAGTGAAGCATGTTTCAGAGCCATTTTTTATGTCTCTTTGACTTCAGAACGAAATAATTGGCATTTGTGCCTTGCAACTTTGCTGCCCTAACAAAGTCGTCtctattttgtttcaaaaagaaaaatttacaaacatggaaagaaacaagaaaacttagGTCGGCACACTCGAGGGGACTAGTCCCTGCGACTAGTCCCTGCAACGAGTCCCCTTAAGGGTTTACACGAAGGGACTGGTCGCAGAGACTGGTCCCTAGTACTGTTTGCACGTCGAGACCAATTGCACAGGAAAGTAGCAAAAACTGGGGGCAAAAGGTATCATTATTTTACCCTGCAGCTTTCTTAAGAAAccaattttattaaaatagcaATGTAGGGTTCAGCATTCAGTGCTTGAATTGTTTCTGATTCAGCTCGGATACAATAAGCGGAAAATAACCCTTTGTTACCGATCAGATACGGAAACAAAAAGGGGAGAAAATGCGATCAAGATTTCCAGTGCTCATCCATCCTGAAAAAGAGTTCGTAAGGAGTTGTGGGaacttgtgattggtttattttaatttggTCGCAGGGACTTGTCCCACGAACAGTTCACACGAAGCGTTTTGAGGAACAAGTCGCAGGGACTTGTCCCAAAAATTCAAACCAGTTTGAATTCGTGTGACTAGTCGCAGGGACCAAATTTTAGTCCCCGCGACAAGATTTTGTGGCAAAAATGGCTAGTTCACACGATGGAACTTGTCCGTGCGACTTGTTGCAGGGACCAGTCGCAGGGACTAGTCCCTTCGTGTGTGCCGACCTTTAGAGAGCGCGGCTGAAGAGAAAGAAGACCAGCAAATTACGCAAGTCTCAAACATTTTCCTCATCTCAGCGAATGTCGTCCGGACAATTCGCCCTTCGTTGGTCCCGTCTTCACTTTCTTCTCGCTGAGTAAAGCGTTCCTTTAACATTGATGTTGCGTAGTTCTGAAATTGCGGAGAATCCAATGAATAATGTCGATTGTTGTTGAGAAGACACTGCGCGACAAATCATTGTCACGCCCGCAGTCTCGTGTGCGATTTTTCGTGGTGTTGtgtgtggtttttttttatggtttttcgGTTGTTGCAACTTTTTTGTGTGTTGCTGTTTTCATTAAGCCACCGCTGGTTGTTTCTTGCTACTGTTTTGAGTGTCAGGGTTTATTGTTACTGAATAAGCTTTTTCCATGAGAACACATGTATACATTAACATATCAGGCTTGACATTCACCACCAGAGAATGCAATCGATGATTTCGACAATTTAAGTCTCAAAAATATAGCACAACTCGTAAACCCAATGCAATGGTCTCCCTCACCTGAGTCTCCCCATCACTCAAAAATTGAGAATCAGAAACAAGTAATTGGAAGGTCACAGATTTGTCTCCtgaaaagaagatattttgttGCGGTTTTCCAGACTCACCATCAGTCATTCCTCCGGCAACGAGATCGCACTATTACAATAGTACTGTTGTTTTACCTAAGAAGAGTTTCATTCGATATTTTTAAGTTAGTTGACACTAAGAACTTCGAAGTGAAAGAAACATAGTCATTTTAACTACCAGCGAGAAAAACAGTCTTGCCTCACATTAATTTCTAAAGACCTACTCATCTGACTGGATCagttctgttctaatttgaccttATTTCGGTATTTTTACTGAGTGCAGTCGTCgagtgacgttctcgttcttttgcCTAATTTTTCAGTGCACGTGAAACTGATCACCGTTGCTATTGTTGCATTAGAATTGATTAACACCTTTGGCAACTCGTTTTCTTTGCTATCTTAAGAGTGAGGCGTGGTTCAGGTTTTTGTGACTTGAAGCCTTTTCCAAAATATCTCTTAGCTAACGTCATTTTTTGCATTATGATAAGTTCCTGGGGAATCCCGGGTAgctgaagttttgtttgtttgtttgttttttttgtaagaGCAACGGACAACATCGTAGGACTTAGTGCAAAATACCTCCGCTGCAGCACACTCTTCTTTTTCGCCCGCAAGATTTGATTTTCACTTTGCGGCCCAGGGGCGTTAACGAAGCCATTTAAATACTAAGGATTAGAACGAAACTCTATTTGAATACATTATTACCTATTCTTGATACGCAATATTCTAAGATATTGAATCTGAGTTCAAGCTTAGGACGAGGTCTGCCTTTCCGGTGTATTTATCAGATACTCAGTGCGAAATCTCTTCTTGGCATGAATCAAGGGGtaggaaaaataaaagcaactgACGCAGCAGATATCCTCTGAGAAACCTTACAACATTTGTGGAGGTTGCTCACCAGTGACCTATGACCAATAATGATATTCTGAATCTGAAccgaaaaacattattttacgGGTTAAATCTTTATTGTAGGCCTAGGCCCGTGAAGGAAGTATATGTCACTCTCTTGAACTTTTCATTGGCCTGAAATTGAATCAAGCAAAGCTATAATGTTTTTCTTGGAAAATACtataaaagaaagagaaaatacCTATCTGATGTCCCGAAAGTTACGCTCTTATGCACGGATAATTCGCACTTCTTACTCTACAAACAAGAACATACACACACTTAAACAGTTAGTTATTAAcgaattttgtttttatttcttcaatctACTGTCAAATAGATGACCTGCTCTACAATGACGTTAGCTCGTACAAGATCCTGGAATAGCATTATTTCTTAATCAAAGTTCTATTGTCCTTTGGAATAAgatttataattaaaaaaaaaacgtttaagTTTGCGAAGATAATTTAGTCAACACGTTTTATCTTACAAGTACTGTGAAAAGGATAAACATTAAAATCGAACATCTTCTCCTTTTCGTGGTTTCTCCACGTAACGTTGTTTTTCAGTTAATGTATGAATACAGAGAGAAAGATATCTAAACGTCAATGACTATGGTTGCAGATTCCAGCATACTTTCGCAGTTCAAAGCAGCTGGTAGATTTTTCTTtatccatttttttcctttttcagcgATCATCTCCCATTCATCCTCTTGATCCAAGAACTTGCCCCTTAATAGCACCAAAGCAAGAGCAGTTGCCCATAAAAGCTTCCCTTTGGATGTGTCAACTGCAATCTCCTTTGGGCATCCTGTGATCACAGCATCCTTGCTTACTTTGCATAGTGCCAGCAATTCGTCTGTAAGATCCCAGGCACCAGAGGCTTGCTGTAGTGATATCAATGACAAAAAGGGTGAACCTGGTGAGTCTGTGAGTGTGCTGGAACTACCTTCACATAGACCTGCTGGTACGGAGGAACATAAAGGAACTCcacatttctttgtttcaactGTTTCCATAGATTCCATCATCGCTGACGAGTCAAGACTTTTAAAACGTAAATAGCCCGGTGCTACCAGAGGTACCATCATCGGTGGCGAGCACATTGCAAAAGTTGATACCATTCGTTTAATTAAAGGTCCAGACACGGGCTCGTGATTCTCTTTATCGACAGCCACAATTGACGTGTACTTGGATACTACATTTGCTGACTTGCTGACACTGACAATGGCAGATTGGCATTCCTCCTTTTCCACACCGGACTTCTCACTGAGCTCGTCTTGTTTGACTTGGATTAAGGATTTTGCTGCCAAACCATGAAGGATGGAACTCGAAATGGGATCAAAAACTGTATCAGTGGTTATGGTTGATGTTGGAGTTGGAAACTTGATCGCATGTTCCACTTTTATACCCTTTGTCAATGTACCCTGTAGTCTTACCACGGTTTGCCCACCTTGAATCGCTTTTTCAGAAGGCTTCATAAGGCCATATACCACCAGCCTGTCCCCACTGTAGAGTGGAGGTAGAGATGAGGGAATCTGCTGTACAGCCCAGCCTTTTGGTGAGTCCCAGGTTAAACTCACATCTGAGATCACAGGTTGAAGTGACCTCTTTAAGGCTCTTATAACCtatggaaaaatattttcaccTTTTAAACACACAGTTGTTGGAGTTTAACAAATACTTAAAGCAAACATACGGTTACTCCTGCACCTTCTCCAATGGGATGTTAGTCCATTGAAGGGAATACTCCTAGAAGTATGACACCGGTACCCATTTATAAACCTTAGAGGTGAGGGACAATAATTGGGAGCTGACAATAATCGATCAACCACTGCCTCATATGCATTCCAAACTAAGAGTAATTAAtagttaaataataattataactaaGAATGGATGTACATAACACAGTAGAAAGAACAAATGACACAAGTGAAGCATATAAccaatagttaaaaaaaaaacacttttaccTTTGTCTGCAGGTGGTCATCCTGATCTGAGACAAATTCAGCTTTTCCGTTCCCTGCTCTTGCCACACCTTTTATGAGGGCAGTGGACACCCCTAAGCCAATCCCAAAAGTGAAGCATCTGGAAGAATTAGGAAAAGATTAGTATGTTTATCAGATGAATACCATTTAATAACCAAAGTGAAGTCATGACAGGGAAATGAAATCTAGGACCTAGGAAATAAACCCTAGGACCGAGGCATTGATACATACATCAtggccgaggtctgagatttccctgtaataaCTGAACCGACAAGGTTAATAAGTGGCAGGGAACATACGAACATTACAGGCAAAAGAGATAGCCTTAACTTTAAATactaacaaaataaattaaagtgAGCGGATGGGGAGACTGACCGACCAAGAATGACTTAAGTCTCGAGCCAAAACTGTGAAATAACCCTAACACTCCCATAACAGCCTTCGAAACTCGAAACACATGCGCTCTGGATATTTATTTTCTGACTAATTCGCTCCCAAGTCATtgcattttattgaatataaatGTTGTTGCTTAATGTGAAAGAATATATTAGtgaataataacaacaatattaaattaaaactgtaaaaattcttaaaaactcagAGCACAATTAAAAAGACAAGTGGAATATTTCGTTCGGATCTACCGAACTTCGTCAGCCacaatgtaaatttgaaagttaagaagGGTTATATAATGGTCTCCAGGGGGCTAAAATTGTGTCATAGATACTGGCTAATTCGAAGCCATTGTCTCTATTCAAAATAGAGtgaatttttacagttttaattATGGTTCCAGCGcaggaaaacaatatttttggttTCAACAATATTAAAGGTGCTCGGTCACGCAATTtaaggcaatttcagcattgatcaagtggtcgtagaattaactgaaatataataacggctcaaaactatagaagaactcaaacaaaacactggaaagctaagaagggacaaggatggacaaaactggggagggttgaaatggattgcatttgggtaaatttgaaaaacgtcggcccaccttttttcaaatttatatcagtttatatcaaaatgtcatttaaacagctggaaaatcattctcagttgttatgtggccgtgattttgaaaatgaaagactcttgctctgccaatttgacgtttagagctcataactaacaaaataaaacaaaattacctaaagcAGCGTGACCTAGCGTCTTTAAATGTGAATGAATATAaacttgaatgaattttgcaccATCTCGCTTACTTTTAGGTTTATGCCTTAAAGAAATACCACATTAGCACAAGTTAAGGCTGCAACTGAGTTTTCTTGTTTCTCTCCCAAAATGATGGCAAATTACACTCTTAAATGATTTCATTTCAGACTGAAAGTAACGAGTGTTCTAAAAAATATCGGTTTCCAAACCAAATAATGGCCGTTGTTTtagcaaagaaaacaagacaTCTTACCTTGTAGTACCTGCCTGCTTTCGCACCAACTGTATGACATCATTAGTGTTAGCAACCTCACCATCACTCAATAGGAACAGCTGCCTTGGATGACCTTTCACAGCGGGTTGTGAAAACACCCACTGCAGTGGCTGTAAGATTCTTGTGCCACCGAGGTCAGCCTCCATTTTCTGGGCCAAATCAGTCGCTTTCTTCAAGTTTTCATCATTGTATGGCTGGCTCTTTtcaaaaaggttttcaaaactGCTTCCAAACCCCACAACATTAAAAAAACAGCTGTCAGGTAAGCTcttaagaaacaacaacagggTAGTTTTAGCGCCGTCCATCCTGGATCCGCCCATACTACCACTGCGATCAATCACAAACACAAATTCGCCCACTTCAGACGTTTCGGGATTTTTGAATTCAGGAAAGAAATTCAGCATAGCGACTGGATTTGCCATGAAACCTTGTGTATCTTCTCTACCCTCTATTTTGATACCATTTTCAACGATTGCTTGTGGTTTGAAGGGTTCCTGTGCCAAAATGTGAACCACGATATCTTGTGTTAAGTTGTGTGGTTCTGCTAGGGAAACTGTTGCCTGCGCCTTGTTGATTTCGTCGACTTCAACTTTCAACGTGTTGGATGTGGAAGAGATTTCAGTAATAGCGGAAATAGCTTTCACTTTCATCTCAAACGTAAAGGAGTAAGGTAAATCGACGGTGGAAACTCTAGGAATTTGAGAGCTGAGACTTGGTGCGGTGTGCGCTGGGGAATATCTGGGATTCAGGACTGTTGGAAGCACAAACACCACTCGGCCTTCACTTTCTACTGACAGCTCTGTAACAAAACGGAGCTCTACAAGGGCTTCCCTCTTCGGTGGTAAATTCCCAACACTTATCTGAAAAATATCCGAGCTTTCGTTGCTTTCTTCGAGCAGAAACGCACTCTTTCCGCTACTAACAGCATCGTCGTAGGTATCTTGAGCTTCCTTCTTGTCTTGTACCTCGGCCACAATGGTTCGACCGTCGATGATCGCTTGAAATCCACACACTGCTGCGTCTTCATCTAGGGGAAAAATATAAATCGCTTCGATAGGCTTCTCTTCGTTGTTTCTGTATGTGAGCGAGGCCACAACGTAAGCCGTAAAGCCTTGTACATCCACTTGAATGTCGATACTCTCCAAAGGAATTTgagatttattttgtttttgaacgaGTCCAAACCTCGCGGCCATGGCTGATTAAGAATTATAACATTGGGTGCGTGCTTGCGCTATTTAGTCCTATTGAGCCGGTATGAACAAAATCTCTATATATGCACCCGTGGAAGATGACCTCAGCATTTTTGTTAACTGGCTACAGAGTTTCTGTCCtgtaagggagcattcattttttaaaaggggttggtgggccggaggaatttAGGgtagggtcattaactttttgcctgccccaaaaagggagggtcagcataaacgtgacacaacaaagagagaggtcacttaaattttactgcttcccgggggagggtcacatttttaaTGATACACATAAAGGGAGGGCTGGCAGATTTTatattcatgctcatagggattcctccggcccaccccccttctaaaaaatgaatccTCGCTTAGGCTGCAGTGCAGTTTTCCTTCTCTTTAAAATATGGAAGAAACCAGCGAAGAACTGTCCAATTATTCCatcagcatttattttttagatCTTGATTCAACGAGCAGCATTGAAAAGCAAGGGCGAAAGAAAGTGGCAAGTTCCGCGTTTCGCTAACTACAATAACAAAGCTTCGTCGCACAGATCCTAGATGTCGCTCAAGAAGCTAGAGTTGCACTCGGCTAACGTCTCGGTCATCTTGTTACGGGCgtgtatatataattattttgttcatAATGTTCATATTAAACAGCGTAAATTTGCCGAATCAACTTCTTGGATACAAAATTTTGGCGTCTCAGCCTCTTCCGCCTTTCCCCCAACGCGAAACCAAAAACTAAAGTTTCATTGCTTCGAAACCTGCTTCGAAATTGAAATTCCACGCTAAAAACCCTCTCTTCGATTGCTAATTAGACCTCGAGTTTACCTTTAGCTGTGTACATGTGCGTGTGCGATTTTTCGTGGTGttgtgtgtgtatgtgttttttttgtggtttttcagTTGTTGCTGTTTTCATGAAGCCACCTCTGGTTGTTTCTTGTTACTGTTTGACGTTTATTGTTAATACGCTTTTCCCATGAGAACAAATATATACTCCAATATGTAGGCCTTTACATCACATTCACCACCACCACTATTACAGAGAATGCAATCGATGATTTCGAAAATTTCAGTCCTAAAAATATAGCAGAGCTCGTAAAGCCCATCACTCAAAGATTGAGAATCGGAAGCAAGTAATTGGAAGGTCAAAGGTTTGTCTCCTGAAAAGAAGATTGTTTTTTGCGGTTTTCCTGCATGAGTCACCATCAGTGATTCCTCCGTCATCGAGATGGCACTTTGACAATAGTACTGTTCCTTGTCTCAGAAGAGTTTCATTCAATATTTTCAAGTTAGGTGACACTAAGAACTtagaagtgaaagaaaaaaaaagttgttttaacTGCCAGGGAGGAAAACAGTTTTAATTTGTACAAACCGAGTCATCCGACTGGATTCTGCTATAATTTGCCTTTATTTCGGTATTTTTACTTCGTGTGCAGTCGTCGAGTGACGTTATCGTTTTCTTGCCTAATCTTTCAGTGCACGTGAAAAGATCACCGTTGCTATGGTTGCATTAGAAGTGATTACACCTTTGGCAACTCGTATTCAAGCGGGAATTTGATTATCGAGAAGTGGCGCCCTTGTTGCCAGTGAAACTTGGCCCTAGACATTAACGTTGCCTAATTGCAAACTTTTCATCGATATCCTTTTATTTTGCTGCAATTCTTTGATTATTCAAAGCGACGGAGCCCAATACGGAATAT
This genomic window from Acropora muricata isolate sample 2 chromosome 2, ASM3666990v1, whole genome shotgun sequence contains:
- the LOC136893870 gene encoding von Willebrand factor A domain-containing protein 5A-like, with the translated sequence MAGRFGLVQKQNKSQIPLKSIDIQVDVQGFTAHVVASMKYRNNEEKPIEAIFIFPLDEDAAVCGFQAIIDGRTIVAEVQDKKEAQDTYDDAVSSGQKVFLLEESDESSDIFRISVGNLPPWGEALVQLCFVSELSVESECRVVFVLPTVLNRRV
- the LOC136906022 gene encoding von Willebrand factor A domain-containing protein 5A-like encodes the protein MAARFGLVQKQNKSQIPLESIDIQVDVQGFTAYVVASLTYRNNEEKPIEAIYIFPLDEDAAVCGFQAIIDGRTIVAEVQDKKEAQDTYDDAVSSGKSAFLLEESNESSDIFQISVGNLPPKREALVELRFVTELSVESEGRVVFVLPTVLNPRYSPAHTAPSLSSQIPRVSTVDLPYSFTFEMKVKAISAITEISSTSNTLKVEVDEINKAQATVSLAEPHNLTQDIVVHILAQEPFKPQAIVENGIKIEGREDTQGFMANPVAMLNFFPEFKNPETSEVGEFVFVIDRSGSMGGSRMDGAKTTLLLFLKSLPDSCFFNVVGFGSSFENLFEKSQPYNDENLKKATDLAQKMEADLGGTRILQPLQWVFSQPAVKGHPRQLFLLSDGEVANTNDVIQLVRKQAGTTRCFTFGIGLGVSTALIKGVARAGNGKAEFVSDQDDHLQTKVIRALKRSLQPVISDVSLTWDSPKGWAVQQIPSSLPPLYSGDRLVVYGLMKPSEKAIQGGQTVVRLQGTLTKGIKVEHAIKFPTPTSTITTDTVFDPISSSILHGLAAKSLIQVKQDELSEKSGVEKEECQSAIVSVSKSANVVSKYTSIVAVDKENHEPVSGPLIKRMVSTFAMCSPPMMVPLVAPGYLRFKSLDSSAMMESMETVETKKCGVPLCSSVPAGLCEGSSSTLTDSPGSPFLSLISLQQASGAWDLTDELLALCKVSKDAVITGCPKEIAVDTSKGKLLWATALALVLLRGKFLDQEDEWEMIAEKGKKWIKKNLPAALNCESMLESATIVIDV